One stretch of Saccharopolyspora erythraea DNA includes these proteins:
- a CDS encoding NUDIX hydrolase: MDAASENGAWVTHGERLVYESDWVRVGLADISVPSGERFEHHTVWFPPVAMAVVLDNERSSVLLSWRHRFAPNIWNWELPGGIIDPGEEPIDTVRREITEETGYRAESIKHLITFEPAVGMLRNPNHVYLAQDITLVSEPEELNEGKFRWVSRTQIPELIQSGQISNSGTLVALLHLLSISGPELADK, from the coding sequence ATGGACGCAGCGAGTGAAAATGGAGCGTGGGTCACCCACGGAGAACGGCTAGTTTACGAAAGCGACTGGGTTCGCGTAGGACTGGCCGACATCTCTGTGCCATCGGGAGAACGGTTTGAACACCACACGGTTTGGTTTCCGCCGGTTGCGATGGCAGTAGTGCTTGATAACGAGAGAAGCAGTGTCCTCCTTTCGTGGCGCCACAGGTTCGCTCCGAACATTTGGAATTGGGAACTCCCGGGTGGAATTATTGACCCCGGTGAAGAGCCAATCGACACGGTCCGGCGTGAGATTACCGAAGAGACCGGGTATCGTGCGGAATCCATCAAGCACCTGATAACTTTCGAACCTGCCGTCGGCATGCTGCGAAACCCGAATCATGTCTATCTTGCTCAGGACATAACCCTGGTGTCGGAGCCAGAGGAGCTAAATGAGGGAAAGTTCAGGTGGGTCTCGCGCACCCAGATTCCTGAGCTTATCCAGTCGGGACAGATCTCCAATTCCGGAACACTAGTCGCACTGCTTCACCTACTTTCGATTAGCGGACCCGAGTTAGCCGATAAGTAG
- a CDS encoding GntR family transcriptional regulator: MEQSNLGLAAYQRVVESIKHEIRTGSLAPGERLPGNRAVAEQYDVALGTAQKALRALQDQGWLTSTPSVGVFVSNEVPSEEDGVDVPKVLAALKSELAELAKRVEDLERRS, translated from the coding sequence ATGGAGCAATCGAACCTCGGGCTAGCCGCATACCAACGCGTCGTGGAGTCGATCAAGCACGAGATCCGTACCGGCTCGCTCGCACCGGGCGAGCGCTTGCCGGGAAACCGGGCGGTGGCGGAGCAGTACGACGTCGCGCTTGGTACCGCCCAGAAGGCACTTCGTGCGCTCCAGGACCAAGGCTGGCTGACCTCGACTCCTTCGGTGGGAGTATTCGTCAGCAACGAGGTTCCGTCCGAAGAGGACGGCGTAGACGTGCCCAAGGTCCTCGCTGCGCTGAAGTCGGAACTCGCCGAGCTTGCGAAGCGCGTGGAAGACCTTGAGCGACGGTCGTAG
- a CDS encoding helix-turn-helix transcriptional regulator: MTDADPPLITSTELANKLGLSRRTISLYAKRGLITPALITPGGQYRWVHDDVVAEMRKLAEERRQERE, from the coding sequence GTGACCGACGCCGACCCACCGTTGATCACGAGCACCGAGCTCGCAAACAAGCTCGGCCTGTCTCGGCGAACGATCTCGCTCTATGCAAAGCGAGGTCTGATCACACCCGCCCTGATCACTCCAGGCGGGCAGTACCGATGGGTCCATGACGACGTCGTCGCCGAGATGCGCAAGCTCGCCGAGGAACGCCGCCAGGAGCGCGAGTAG
- a CDS encoding alpha/beta hydrolase: MPINIFTAGNPGSVRELADAVRKLGTGVDEVATGLHRARSESEADWDGHASDAFRDAANRDAKDADALAGLHEGLATALTVFADELTTVKARMEQARSVATAGGLQMMGRSLITEPGPMPLPPEENEKQQKAWREAKATVKYARALERAAHEHLLAALKANSVGLDGIGQRGAWAQAAAAATNPDAMELAGAADAMDTQAAQATRSAFEKAMQGGPAAVKGMWSALTSAQQADLISRFPQMVGSTDGVPVVVRDQANRSLLAQQRQALVDRIRDEKSRLDPDSENAADWERINQLDEALKGIDKLNETLGKPGSGHFLLGIDSTADSRGRVIVATGNPDTAEHVLTYVPGTTADLGGAAGDVQRNDMLVQRASEMAPEGQEVAGVMWLDYNAPPDLVAASDKTYAFDAGEDLSRFQEGLRATHEGAPSHNTVLGHSYGSTVVGYSQRDHGLHANDVAFIGSPGVGVSEAQDLHMSPEHVWAGTSASDPIEYPHSGDPVEIIRDGWIKGGDPHIHGQDPSDPAFGGRILPTDPTGGHSDYWFKQQSMDSLAKLTVGQTEGMG; this comes from the coding sequence ATGCCGATCAACATCTTCACCGCCGGCAATCCGGGTTCGGTGCGGGAACTGGCCGACGCAGTGCGCAAGCTCGGGACCGGAGTCGACGAGGTCGCTACTGGACTGCACCGTGCCCGGTCCGAATCCGAAGCAGACTGGGATGGTCACGCCTCCGATGCGTTCCGAGATGCTGCCAACCGCGACGCGAAGGACGCCGACGCCCTCGCGGGTCTGCACGAGGGATTGGCGACGGCGCTGACCGTGTTCGCTGACGAACTGACGACGGTCAAAGCCCGTATGGAGCAGGCCCGGTCGGTTGCGACCGCAGGCGGCCTGCAAATGATGGGTCGGAGCCTGATCACCGAACCGGGGCCGATGCCGCTGCCACCGGAAGAGAACGAGAAACAGCAGAAGGCGTGGCGCGAAGCCAAGGCCACCGTGAAGTACGCCCGCGCGCTCGAACGCGCTGCCCACGAGCACCTGCTGGCTGCGCTGAAGGCCAACAGTGTTGGTCTGGATGGGATCGGACAACGCGGCGCCTGGGCGCAGGCCGCCGCTGCTGCCACCAACCCGGACGCGATGGAACTCGCCGGTGCCGCAGATGCGATGGACACCCAAGCAGCACAGGCCACCCGGTCGGCGTTCGAGAAGGCCATGCAGGGCGGACCGGCCGCAGTGAAGGGAATGTGGAGCGCGCTGACTTCAGCGCAGCAGGCAGACCTGATCAGCCGGTTTCCCCAGATGGTCGGTTCGACTGACGGGGTGCCCGTGGTCGTCCGTGACCAGGCCAACCGCTCGTTGCTCGCCCAGCAGCGTCAGGCACTTGTCGACCGCATCCGTGACGAGAAGTCACGGCTCGACCCCGATTCGGAGAACGCCGCCGACTGGGAGCGGATCAACCAGCTCGACGAAGCGCTGAAGGGTATCGACAAGCTCAACGAAACCCTTGGTAAACCCGGCAGTGGGCATTTCCTGCTGGGCATCGACTCCACCGCTGATTCTCGGGGCCGCGTCATCGTCGCCACAGGCAACCCGGACACCGCGGAGCACGTGCTGACTTACGTTCCCGGCACGACTGCCGACCTGGGCGGGGCCGCTGGGGACGTCCAGCGCAACGACATGCTGGTCCAGCGAGCCAGCGAGATGGCTCCGGAAGGCCAGGAGGTTGCCGGAGTGATGTGGCTCGACTACAACGCCCCGCCCGACCTCGTAGCAGCGTCCGACAAGACATACGCCTTCGATGCCGGAGAGGATCTGTCGCGGTTTCAGGAGGGTCTCCGGGCGACTCACGAGGGAGCGCCTTCACACAACACCGTGCTCGGGCACAGCTACGGGAGCACGGTTGTCGGCTACAGCCAGCGGGATCACGGCCTGCACGCGAACGACGTCGCCTTCATCGGATCGCCGGGCGTGGGCGTGTCGGAGGCTCAAGACCTCCACATGTCGCCCGAGCACGTGTGGGCAGGTACCTCTGCGAGCGACCCGATCGAGTACCCGCACTCCGGCGACCCTGTTGAGATCATCCGGGACGGCTGGATCAAGGGTGGCGACCCGCACATCCATGGTCAAGACCCCTCTGATCCGGCCTTCGGTGGCCGTATTCTTCCGACCGACCCAACGGGTGGGCACTCTGACTACTGGTTCAAGCAGCAGTCGATGGACAGTCTGGCGAAGTTGACCGTCGGACAGACTGAAGGGATGGGGTAA
- a CDS encoding FtsK/SpoIIIE domain-containing protein yields the protein MTDTRVNTERSPIRDGARFVVKHPRSSSSTVVLGSAVIWVGYQTVLMAAGIAVVAGASWWLLDKPTFDRFAGRLLRAWFRRWLVYQRQWAKTMFSCNLVTSDHRGQMMVPKLVGVRSRWVWDTLFIRMATGQEPEDFEKMLGRLTNAFKARVGNVRLVKPGKLALDFQRREPFDEMHIPLPELHQAAGEVDLTNVVIGRDEYGQDLAFDLLKRDLHILFGGATGAGKGSWLWSLLRGLAPLIQAGHVRLWVVDPKGGMEFGAGRALFGDRFADNIKDGLELTKKYVNTLNERKLDLGRRGIRTATVSPETPLDVLVIDELSALTAYGDKDIIREFMPLISTALTQFRAVNGRVWGATQEPTKDVIPMRGLFPTKVALRLDAASYVDMCLGEGMRDMGAFADKIPAFLPGVAYVKKDGRREPLRCRTPYVTDADIAELVAFCTDRGAKVIPLHRDTATTGPEQQERSDEPHWMDVDFESLEDDHDDPDGPDGGETASESGFEEIDQFEGEDDADEEIA from the coding sequence GTGACCGACACGCGCGTGAACACCGAAAGAAGCCCGATCCGCGACGGCGCCCGGTTCGTGGTGAAGCACCCGCGCTCGTCGTCCTCGACGGTGGTGCTCGGCTCGGCCGTGATCTGGGTCGGCTACCAGACGGTCCTGATGGCCGCCGGGATCGCGGTCGTGGCCGGCGCGTCGTGGTGGCTGCTGGACAAGCCCACCTTCGACCGCTTCGCCGGGCGCCTGCTGCGGGCGTGGTTCAGACGGTGGCTGGTCTACCAGCGCCAGTGGGCCAAGACCATGTTCTCCTGCAACCTGGTCACCAGCGACCACCGCGGGCAGATGATGGTGCCCAAGCTGGTGGGTGTGCGCTCGCGGTGGGTGTGGGACACCCTGTTCATCCGCATGGCCACCGGTCAGGAGCCCGAAGACTTCGAAAAGATGCTGGGGCGGCTGACCAACGCTTTCAAGGCGCGGGTGGGCAACGTGCGGCTGGTCAAGCCGGGCAAACTCGCCCTGGACTTCCAGCGCCGGGAGCCGTTCGACGAGATGCATATCCCGTTGCCCGAGCTGCACCAGGCGGCCGGGGAGGTCGACCTGACCAACGTGGTGATCGGCCGGGACGAGTACGGCCAGGACCTGGCGTTCGACCTGCTGAAGAGGGATCTGCACATCCTGTTCGGCGGTGCGACGGGTGCGGGTAAGGGCTCGTGGTTGTGGTCGCTGCTGCGGGGGCTGGCGCCGCTGATCCAGGCCGGCCACGTCCGGCTGTGGGTGGTCGATCCCAAGGGCGGGATGGAGTTCGGCGCCGGGCGCGCCCTGTTCGGTGACCGGTTCGCCGACAACATCAAGGACGGCCTGGAGCTGACGAAGAAGTACGTGAACACGCTCAACGAGCGCAAGCTCGACCTGGGCCGCCGGGGCATCCGCACCGCGACCGTGTCCCCCGAGACGCCGCTGGATGTGCTGGTCATCGACGAACTGTCGGCGCTGACCGCCTACGGCGACAAGGACATCATCCGCGAGTTCATGCCGCTGATCTCCACCGCGCTCACACAGTTCCGGGCGGTCAACGGCCGCGTCTGGGGCGCCACGCAGGAGCCGACCAAGGACGTGATCCCCATGCGGGGCCTGTTCCCGACCAAGGTCGCGCTGCGGCTGGATGCCGCGTCGTATGTGGACATGTGCCTGGGGGAAGGCATGCGTGACATGGGCGCGTTCGCCGACAAGATCCCCGCCTTCCTGCCCGGCGTGGCCTACGTGAAGAAGGACGGCCGCCGCGAGCCGCTGCGCTGCCGCACCCCGTATGTCACCGACGCCGACATCGCCGAGTTGGTGGCCTTCTGCACCGACCGGGGCGCGAAGGTCATCCCGCTGCACCGCGACACCGCCACCACCGGCCCCGAGCAGCAGGAGCGCTCGGACGAACCGCACTGGATGGACGTCGACTTCGAATCCCTCGAAGACGACCACGACGACCCCGATGGCCCGGACGGCGGCGAAACCGCGTCCGAGTCCGGGTTCGAAGAGATCGACCAGTTCGAAGGCGAAGACGACGCCGACGAAGAGATCGCCTGA
- a CDS encoding diguanylate cyclase domain-containing protein, which produces MLAEIALSVTSGATGAGLLYGLHARSLARRLHIDRLTGLANRDALERAYTRHARRHPGHRVGLLVGDIDHFKTYNDTHGHFFGDSVLVCIARALTTTARPGELPVRLHGDEFAVLLTGLRPWERPEDRLREYTTAIEAIETVNGLPTRVSLSLGAAADTASSVDLSTLMGRADRFMYGRKHSAPDRDPLTVHHITTAAPDRGETTRQ; this is translated from the coding sequence ATGCTGGCAGAGATCGCCCTGTCCGTCACCTCTGGTGCCACTGGTGCCGGACTGCTCTACGGCTTACACGCCCGGTCCCTGGCCCGTCGGCTGCACATCGACCGCCTGACGGGGTTGGCCAACCGCGACGCCCTGGAACGGGCCTACACCCGGCACGCCCGACGCCACCCCGGCCACCGGGTCGGGCTGCTGGTCGGCGACATCGACCACTTCAAGACCTACAACGACACCCACGGCCACTTCTTCGGCGACTCGGTGCTCGTCTGTATCGCCCGCGCCCTCACCACCACCGCCCGCCCCGGGGAACTGCCGGTACGGCTGCACGGCGACGAGTTCGCCGTCCTGCTCACCGGCCTCCGTCCTTGGGAGAGGCCGGAGGACCGGCTCCGCGAGTACACCACCGCTATCGAGGCCATCGAGACCGTCAACGGCCTGCCCACGCGGGTGTCCCTGTCCCTGGGCGCGGCGGCCGACACCGCCTCGTCGGTGGACCTGTCCACCTTGATGGGTCGCGCGGATCGGTTCATGTACGGGCGCAAGCACAGCGCCCCCGACCGCGACCCCCTCACCGTCCACCACATCACCACAGCCGCACCCGACCGCGGCGAAACCACACGACAGTAA
- a CDS encoding pentapeptide repeat-containing protein — protein sequence MATKPETDIESGVLQTRTIYWVGALVVAITLGSGALLLWLFRGDGPRTTLDIIRTAGSLGIGTGGGVALILAARRQRYTELDLKQKEKAHHLQEQVAAETKSHQEQVAADNRHDALETRITELYNAAAEQLGSDKAPVRLAGLYALERLADSHEEHRQTMVNLICAYLRMPRTPPGDNQQEDQHYSHEEMQVRTTAQQILADRLRPYTTGKSGSANAKFWGPVDIDLSRAHLSDFSLPFCEVQRAKLDGAQFTGETNFHNTVFNSVANFNNAHFFDEARFEFAHFRSLAHFESVHFESNADFNSSRFELHAIFDGANFSSQASFKTSHLPASASFHDARFANSADFPEVYGGRPVDFSITGLPQVPEEGRFVDRAEFNNHDFFDPEYEELEYSDAEVNDDADSSENTESIEFDSHSDFDELADFND from the coding sequence ATGGCGACCAAGCCGGAAACGGACATCGAATCGGGCGTGCTCCAGACCCGAACCATCTACTGGGTCGGAGCGCTTGTCGTAGCAATCACCCTGGGCTCGGGCGCCTTGCTTCTCTGGCTCTTTCGAGGCGATGGCCCACGCACCACGCTCGACATCATCCGCACGGCTGGCAGCCTCGGCATTGGCACCGGCGGCGGGGTAGCCCTCATTCTCGCCGCCCGTCGGCAACGCTACACCGAACTCGACCTCAAGCAGAAGGAAAAGGCGCACCATCTCCAGGAACAAGTTGCCGCCGAAACGAAGTCACACCAGGAGCAAGTAGCCGCCGACAACCGGCACGACGCTCTCGAAACTCGCATCACCGAGCTTTACAATGCAGCTGCCGAGCAACTCGGCAGCGATAAAGCCCCAGTCCGCCTGGCTGGCCTATACGCACTTGAACGACTTGCCGACAGCCATGAAGAACACCGACAAACGATGGTAAACCTAATCTGCGCTTATCTTCGAATGCCAAGAACACCACCTGGCGACAATCAACAAGAAGACCAGCACTACAGCCACGAGGAAATGCAGGTCAGAACTACCGCGCAACAAATCCTAGCCGACCGCCTCAGGCCATACACTACAGGCAAATCTGGGTCCGCCAACGCAAAATTCTGGGGCCCCGTTGACATCGACCTATCTCGTGCGCACCTATCCGACTTCAGTCTTCCTTTTTGTGAAGTCCAAAGAGCAAAACTCGATGGTGCGCAATTTACCGGAGAAACCAACTTCCACAATACCGTGTTCAATAGTGTTGCAAATTTCAACAACGCTCATTTTTTCGATGAAGCCCGCTTTGAGTTTGCACACTTCCGCAGTCTTGCCCATTTCGAATCCGTCCATTTTGAATCAAATGCGGACTTCAATAGTTCCCGCTTTGAATTGCACGCCATCTTTGATGGCGCAAATTTCAGCAGTCAAGCGAGCTTCAAAACCTCCCACCTACCCGCTTCGGCCAGCTTTCACGATGCGCGGTTCGCGAATTCTGCCGACTTCCCAGAGGTTTATGGTGGGCGTCCGGTTGACTTTTCCATCACAGGTCTTCCCCAAGTGCCCGAAGAGGGAAGATTCGTGGACCGAGCCGAGTTCAATAACCATGACTTCTTTGACCCGGAGTACGAAGAACTGGAGTATAGCGACGCCGAAGTCAATGACGACGCAGACTCTTCCGAGAACACCGAATCCATTGAGTTCGACAGCCATAGTGATTTTGACGAACTTGCAGACTTTAACGACTAG
- a CDS encoding replication initiator, which yields MSVSALLTPADYQRQQAADGMARHMQSPGYQQWRAEVESTGGCTHPIRMTGRWALTDAVTGAILPRSDGRPSERHGQILVPCGNRRESVCVACSDRYAADAFHLLRAGLNGGTKGVPVDVADKPRVFLTLTAPSFGPVHNRPTRNGKTLPCRCGTYHHPADPRLGQPVEPEAYDYTGHVLWNAHAGKLWSLFTKYLRRHLAVAAGIRVADIRDHFRLSFAKVAEYQRRGTIHFHAVVRLDGPDGPDDATPAWGSVELLTDAIHSAHAAVSVTSPVIDGQAHQLAWGEQVDVRPIRPASASQVEDEHGAISDDRIASYVAKYATKGTGKSEATDRPIRSQGHIDRLAITEHHRRIIQTAWDLGAPVICPECHPDGEHQADGCGCEAVGHCETCQGGGWATRTAVLHRHDPEAAARGKPDPIDELKLRHWAHMLAFRGHFLSKSRAYSTTFKQIRGDRQTWRHENALAEAGVTDEDTVTVINHWDMVRIGHDTDDARELAEAIAERTRQTRKHRYSTERKD from the coding sequence ATGTCCGTATCCGCCCTGCTCACACCTGCCGACTACCAACGGCAGCAGGCCGCCGACGGCATGGCCCGGCACATGCAGTCCCCCGGCTACCAGCAGTGGCGCGCCGAGGTGGAGAGCACCGGCGGATGCACCCACCCGATCCGGATGACCGGCCGCTGGGCGCTCACCGACGCCGTCACCGGCGCGATCCTGCCGCGTTCGGACGGACGCCCCTCAGAGCGGCACGGACAGATCCTCGTGCCGTGCGGCAACCGCCGCGAATCGGTGTGTGTGGCCTGCTCCGACCGCTACGCCGCCGACGCCTTCCACCTGCTCCGCGCCGGGCTCAACGGCGGCACCAAGGGCGTGCCGGTCGACGTCGCCGACAAGCCCCGCGTGTTCTTGACGCTGACGGCTCCGTCGTTCGGCCCGGTCCACAACCGGCCGACCCGCAACGGCAAGACGCTGCCCTGCCGCTGCGGTACCTACCACCACCCGGCCGACCCCCGCCTGGGTCAGCCCGTGGAGCCTGAGGCGTACGACTACACGGGGCATGTGCTGTGGAACGCCCACGCCGGGAAGCTGTGGTCGCTGTTCACCAAGTACCTGCGCCGCCACCTCGCGGTGGCCGCCGGTATCCGGGTGGCCGACATCCGCGATCACTTCCGGCTGTCGTTCGCCAAGGTCGCCGAATATCAGCGGCGCGGCACCATCCATTTCCACGCCGTGGTGCGTCTCGACGGCCCGGACGGACCCGACGACGCCACCCCCGCGTGGGGCTCGGTCGAGCTGCTCACCGACGCGATCCACTCCGCGCACGCGGCGGTATCGGTGACCTCTCCCGTCATTGACGGCCAGGCGCACCAGCTCGCGTGGGGTGAGCAGGTCGACGTCCGCCCCATTCGGCCGGCCTCCGCCTCGCAGGTCGAAGACGAACACGGGGCAATCAGCGACGACCGGATCGCCTCCTACGTCGCCAAGTACGCCACCAAAGGCACCGGCAAGAGCGAGGCCACCGACCGCCCGATCCGCTCCCAAGGCCACATCGACCGACTCGCGATCACCGAGCACCACCGCCGGATCATCCAGACCGCCTGGGACCTCGGCGCCCCCGTCATCTGCCCGGAATGCCACCCCGACGGCGAACACCAGGCCGACGGGTGCGGCTGCGAGGCCGTGGGGCACTGCGAGACCTGCCAGGGCGGCGGCTGGGCCACCCGCACCGCCGTACTCCACCGCCACGACCCGGAGGCGGCAGCCCGCGGCAAGCCCGACCCGATCGACGAGCTGAAGCTCCGGCACTGGGCACACATGCTCGCCTTCCGAGGCCACTTCCTGTCCAAGTCCCGCGCCTACTCCACCACGTTCAAGCAGATCCGCGGGGACCGCCAGACCTGGCGCCACGAGAACGCACTCGCCGAGGCCGGCGTCACCGACGAGGACACCGTGACCGTGATCAACCACTGGGACATGGTCCGCATCGGCCACGACACCGACGACGCCCGCGAACTCGCCGAAGCCATCGCCGAACGCACCCGCCAAACACGCAAACACCGCTACTCGACGGAAAGAAAGGACTGA
- a CDS encoding helix-turn-helix domain-containing protein, translated as MRSYLTPREESELAERMATDYVDHQASIRVLMFEEGLSYGAVHRLLTQVAGLDMRGRGGTPDQTAARDQFDDLDPEVREQSVVDLADAFVQGARITELAEQRELYPYTVLRLLLLAGVERPRRLDRAPRGSGKRRR; from the coding sequence GTGCGCAGCTACCTCACGCCAAGGGAAGAGAGCGAGCTTGCTGAACGGATGGCTACGGACTACGTCGATCATCAGGCGTCCATCCGCGTCCTGATGTTCGAGGAAGGGCTGTCCTATGGGGCGGTACACCGCCTACTGACTCAGGTTGCGGGTCTCGATATGCGTGGGCGAGGTGGTACCCCCGACCAGACAGCAGCCCGTGACCAGTTCGATGACCTCGATCCAGAGGTCAGAGAGCAGTCGGTCGTCGACCTGGCCGACGCGTTCGTGCAGGGTGCCCGGATTACCGAGCTGGCCGAACAGCGCGAGCTCTACCCGTATACGGTGCTGCGCCTGCTCTTGCTGGCTGGTGTCGAGCGTCCGAGACGCCTCGACCGCGCTCCCCGTGGTAGCGGGAAGCGGCGTCGATAA
- a CDS encoding helix-turn-helix domain-containing protein codes for MTNFMTSVQEPAQLGARVRMIRRRRGLGLDTAAGLAGISKSYLSLLETGKRQFDRRGLLEDLATALSCSVADITGQPYSPVDRDSADALSALPAIRLALIEYGPDELPDVRPRPLDELVEWADRANEYRDQTRYSLAGRGIGELLTELHAHTLTSPAADRPRAFRAAATTCVVAGAIARNAGHIDLSVSAARRGYDFAQRSEDLGLQGFSRWYWAQGLMRLAARRRVASVLADGLNELSPTLKLSADDTMPVEMAGLMHLTNAQAAARDRRADDAHRHLAEAAALAERTGDRNAMRLHFGPTNVALWRLAIGIELSEGGRAYEETIRANPDVTALGSSNRACSLHLDLARAVMQDGGDRDAEAIRHLDMADRIAPQRIRVDPLARELVSTLNSRARRRVWELDSLRNRFGVG; via the coding sequence ATGACCAACTTCATGACATCGGTCCAAGAGCCCGCCCAGTTGGGTGCCCGCGTGCGGATGATCCGCCGCCGTCGTGGCCTCGGTCTCGATACCGCGGCGGGTCTCGCAGGGATTTCGAAGTCCTACCTGAGCCTGCTTGAGACCGGCAAGCGCCAGTTCGACCGGCGTGGGCTGCTGGAAGATCTCGCGACCGCGCTGAGCTGCTCCGTTGCCGACATCACCGGGCAGCCGTACTCGCCGGTCGATCGGGACTCGGCCGACGCGCTGAGTGCGCTACCCGCTATCCGGCTGGCGCTCATCGAGTACGGCCCGGATGAGCTTCCTGACGTCCGGCCGAGACCACTGGACGAGCTGGTCGAGTGGGCCGACCGAGCCAACGAATATCGAGACCAGACCCGCTACTCACTGGCAGGTCGCGGTATCGGCGAACTGTTGACCGAGCTGCATGCCCACACGCTCACCAGCCCGGCAGCCGACCGGCCACGTGCTTTCCGGGCAGCCGCGACCACCTGCGTCGTGGCAGGGGCGATCGCGCGGAACGCCGGTCACATCGACCTCTCAGTTAGCGCAGCTCGCCGCGGTTACGACTTCGCGCAGAGGTCGGAAGACCTGGGCCTTCAGGGGTTCTCGCGCTGGTACTGGGCACAGGGGTTGATGCGCCTCGCCGCACGCCGCCGTGTGGCGTCCGTGCTGGCCGACGGACTAAACGAGCTGTCGCCGACTCTGAAGCTCAGTGCTGACGACACGATGCCGGTCGAGATGGCCGGCTTGATGCATCTCACCAACGCTCAGGCGGCGGCGCGTGATCGTCGCGCCGACGACGCACACAGGCACCTCGCCGAAGCCGCTGCACTGGCGGAGCGCACCGGGGACCGGAATGCAATGCGGTTGCACTTCGGCCCGACAAACGTCGCCCTGTGGCGACTGGCGATCGGCATCGAGTTGTCCGAGGGCGGGCGAGCGTACGAGGAAACGATCCGGGCCAACCCCGACGTGACAGCGCTCGGCAGCAGCAACCGTGCCTGCTCTCTGCACCTCGACCTCGCGCGGGCAGTCATGCAGGACGGTGGTGATCGGGACGCTGAAGCCATCCGCCACCTCGACATGGCCGACCGCATCGCGCCGCAGCGCATCCGAGTCGACCCCCTCGCTCGTGAACTCGTGTCGACGCTGAACTCGCGGGCACGGCGGCGAGTGTGGGAGTTGGATTCCCTGCGCAACCGCTTCGGAGTGGGTTGA